In the genome of Hymenobacter taeanensis, one region contains:
- a CDS encoding UxaA family hydrolase: MKHLVAKIHPQDNVLVALTDLPIGTPVTWDGTTVTTTERIPAKHKLALEFLAPGDPVHMYGVLVGKAREAISVGGLLTTANMQHATDSYDEHHQRRAEWQAPDVSKWQDRTFMGYHRADGSVGTSNYWLVIPLVFCENRNIQVLEEALVNNLGYARRKSYQPQTQALLELMQAGKSVEEILATDLHSAEINQQKVKPFPNVDGIRFLSHEGGCGGIRQDAQTLCGLLAGYITHPNVAGATVLSLGCQNAQVSMLQDEINKRSPKGFDKPLFILEQQKLGTEETLVSMALRQTFAGLMQANQLQRQPAPLSKLCIGLECGGSDGFSGISANPAVGHVSDLMVALGGSVILAEFPELCGVEQELVDRSVNPATAERFSSLMKAYGDSAVAVGSGFDMNPSPGNIRDGLITDAMKSAGAARKGGSSPVVAVLDYPEPVTQPGLNLLCTPGNDVESTTAEVGSGANVVLFTTGLGTPTGNPIAPVVKISSNTALAKRMPDIIDVNTGTVIDGEETIEQAGERILDYIIRVASGEEVAAVRHGQTDFIPWKRGVSL; this comes from the coding sequence ATGAAACATCTGGTAGCCAAAATACATCCGCAGGATAACGTGCTGGTCGCCCTCACTGACCTGCCCATTGGCACGCCCGTTACCTGGGACGGTACCACTGTGACCACCACGGAGCGTATTCCAGCCAAGCATAAACTAGCCCTGGAGTTTCTGGCTCCCGGCGACCCCGTGCACATGTATGGCGTACTGGTAGGCAAAGCCCGCGAAGCAATCAGCGTGGGGGGCCTCCTGACCACCGCCAACATGCAGCACGCCACCGATAGCTACGACGAGCACCACCAGCGCCGCGCCGAGTGGCAAGCCCCCGACGTAAGCAAGTGGCAAGACCGCACCTTCATGGGCTACCACCGCGCCGATGGGAGCGTGGGTACCTCTAACTACTGGCTGGTAATTCCGCTGGTGTTCTGCGAAAACCGCAACATTCAGGTGCTGGAAGAAGCCCTGGTGAATAACTTGGGCTACGCCCGCCGCAAGTCGTACCAGCCCCAAACCCAGGCGTTGCTGGAGCTGATGCAGGCCGGCAAATCAGTAGAGGAAATTCTGGCTACTGATCTGCACTCCGCTGAAATCAACCAGCAAAAGGTAAAGCCCTTTCCGAACGTGGATGGTATCCGGTTCCTGAGCCACGAGGGGGGCTGCGGCGGTATTCGCCAGGATGCTCAGACGCTGTGCGGCCTGTTGGCGGGTTACATCACGCACCCCAACGTGGCCGGCGCTACCGTGCTGAGCCTGGGCTGTCAGAATGCGCAGGTGAGCATGTTGCAGGACGAAATCAACAAACGCAGCCCCAAAGGCTTCGATAAGCCATTGTTTATTCTGGAACAGCAGAAGCTGGGCACCGAGGAAACGCTGGTAAGCATGGCCCTGCGCCAGACCTTTGCGGGCCTGATGCAAGCCAACCAGCTGCAGCGCCAGCCTGCCCCTTTGAGCAAGCTGTGCATAGGACTAGAGTGCGGCGGCTCCGATGGGTTCTCCGGCATTTCAGCTAACCCCGCCGTAGGCCACGTTTCTGACCTGATGGTGGCCCTCGGCGGCTCCGTTATTCTGGCGGAGTTCCCCGAGCTGTGCGGTGTAGAGCAGGAGCTTGTTGACCGTAGCGTGAACCCCGCCACGGCCGAGCGCTTTAGCTCCCTGATGAAGGCTTACGGCGACTCCGCCGTAGCTGTCGGCTCGGGCTTCGACATGAACCCCTCGCCGGGTAACATCCGCGACGGCTTAATTACGGACGCAATGAAATCGGCGGGGGCCGCTCGAAAGGGCGGTTCGTCGCCGGTAGTAGCGGTGCTTGATTATCCCGAGCCCGTGACTCAGCCCGGCCTGAATCTGCTGTGCACTCCGGGCAATGATGTAGAGTCTACCACGGCCGAAGTTGGCTCTGGCGCCAATGTGGTGCTCTTCACGACCGGCCTGGGCACGCCTACCGGCAACCCGATTGCACCCGTGGTGAAGATTTCGAGCAACACGGCCCTGGCCAAGCGCATGCCCGACATTATCGACGTAAACACCGGCACCGTGATTGATGGGGAAGAAACCATTGAGCAGGCCGGGGAGCGGATTCTGGATTACATCATCCGGGTGGCCAGCGGCGAAGAGGTTGCCGCCGTGCGCCACGGCCAAACCGACTTCATCCCCTGGAAACGTGGGGTGTCGCTGTAA
- the uxaC gene encoding glucuronate isomerase produces MKPFLNDDFLLQTATASTLYHEYAKQMPIIDYHNHLLPDQISEDKQFDNITQIWLYGDHYKWRAMRANGIAERYITGDASDWEKFEKWAETVPQTVRNPLYHWTHLELKRYFGITELLNPASARRIYDQCNEKLRTPEYSVRNLLRMMNVETLCTTDDPADSLEHHRALAASGFEVQVLPTFRPDKAMTPENAVAYNEYLDKLGQSAAVEIKTFRDLEAALRLRHDYFAALGCRLSDHGLEQIYAAEYTDSEVQAIFAKVRGGEELSQEEVLKFKSAMLVLLAEMDWEKGWTQQFHLGALRNNNSRMLRELGPDTGWDSIGDFPQGRALSKFMNRLDGQDKLAKTIIYNLNPADNELIATMIGNFNDGSVAGKVQFGSGWWFLDQKDGMEKQINALSNMGLLSRFVGMLTDSRSFLSYPRHEYFRRVLCNLFGNDVENGELPEDIEGLGRIIQNICYGNAKEYFGFVKAGVPETTEVA; encoded by the coding sequence ATGAAGCCATTTCTCAACGACGACTTTCTGCTGCAAACGGCCACGGCCAGCACGCTCTACCACGAGTATGCCAAGCAGATGCCCATCATCGACTACCACAACCACCTGCTGCCCGACCAGATTTCGGAGGACAAGCAGTTCGATAATATCACGCAGATCTGGCTCTACGGCGACCATTATAAGTGGCGCGCCATGCGGGCCAATGGTATTGCGGAGCGCTACATCACGGGTGATGCTTCTGACTGGGAGAAGTTTGAGAAGTGGGCCGAAACCGTGCCCCAAACGGTGCGCAACCCGCTCTACCACTGGACGCACTTGGAGCTGAAGCGCTACTTCGGTATCACGGAGCTGCTCAACCCCGCCAGCGCCCGCCGTATCTACGACCAGTGCAACGAGAAGCTGCGCACGCCCGAGTACTCGGTGCGTAACCTGCTGCGCATGATGAACGTGGAAACGCTCTGCACCACCGACGACCCCGCCGACTCCCTGGAGCATCACCGCGCCCTGGCAGCCAGCGGCTTTGAGGTGCAGGTGCTGCCAACGTTCCGGCCCGATAAGGCCATGACGCCTGAAAACGCTGTAGCCTACAATGAGTACCTCGACAAGCTTGGCCAGTCGGCGGCCGTGGAAATCAAAACCTTCCGCGACCTGGAAGCCGCTCTGCGCCTGCGCCACGACTACTTCGCGGCTCTGGGCTGCCGCCTCTCTGACCATGGTCTGGAGCAGATATACGCTGCTGAGTACACAGACTCAGAAGTACAAGCCATCTTCGCCAAGGTGCGGGGTGGGGAGGAGCTGAGCCAGGAAGAGGTGCTGAAGTTTAAGTCGGCTATGCTGGTGCTGCTGGCCGAGATGGACTGGGAGAAAGGCTGGACCCAGCAGTTTCACCTGGGCGCTCTGCGCAACAACAACTCCCGCATGCTGCGCGAGCTGGGCCCCGATACCGGCTGGGACTCCATTGGTGACTTCCCCCAGGGCCGCGCCCTGTCGAAGTTCATGAACCGCCTAGATGGTCAGGACAAACTGGCCAAAACCATTATTTACAACCTGAACCCCGCCGACAACGAGTTGATTGCCACCATGATTGGCAACTTCAATGACGGCTCGGTAGCGGGTAAGGTGCAGTTTGGCTCGGGCTGGTGGTTCCTGGACCAGAAGGATGGTATGGAAAAGCAAATCAACGCCCTCTCCAACATGGGCCTGCTGAGCCGTTTCGTGGGTATGCTCACCGATTCGCGTAGCTTCCTCTCGTACCCCCGCCACGAGTACTTCCGCCGCGTGCTCTGCAACCTGTTCGGCAACGACGTGGAAAATGGCGAACTGCCCGAGGATATCGAAGGCCTAGGTCGGATCATCCAGAACATCTGCTACGGCAATGCGAAGGAGTACTTCGGTTTTGTAAAAGCTGGCGTGCCGGAAACCACTGAAGTGGCCTAG
- a CDS encoding sugar kinase, giving the protein MKKVVTFGEIMMRLSPPLNYRLTQISSLEITYGGGDANVAASLVRLGMPAAHAGCFPDNELGQAAAQSFQRLGVDMSHCVFKGDRLGLYFLEVGASLRASRIVYDRYNSAFANLQPEWFNWDEILKDASYLHWTGITPAISATAAQATAEAIQAARRLGITVSADVNYRRNLWQYGQRAQDVMPPLVAGCDMVVCTEGDAEDLFGIKAEPGAENSFVAMSEQLVQRFPQIKRIIATRRNTQSASHERIRGIAYIDGTFHETEDFDINPVVDRIGGGDSFISGFIYGSQKYSTVAEALTFATAASALKHTIHGDINLVTAAEVEHIMAGNTSGRLLR; this is encoded by the coding sequence ATGAAGAAAGTTGTCACCTTTGGTGAAATCATGATGCGGCTCTCGCCGCCGTTGAATTACCGCCTCACGCAGATCAGCTCGTTGGAAATAACCTACGGCGGCGGTGATGCCAACGTGGCAGCTTCGCTGGTGCGTTTGGGCATGCCAGCTGCCCACGCCGGCTGCTTCCCCGACAACGAGCTCGGCCAGGCTGCCGCCCAATCGTTTCAGCGGTTGGGGGTGGATATGAGCCATTGCGTGTTCAAAGGCGACCGGCTAGGCCTGTATTTCCTGGAAGTGGGGGCCTCGTTGCGGGCCAGCCGCATCGTGTATGACCGGTATAACTCAGCGTTTGCCAACCTGCAGCCAGAGTGGTTTAACTGGGATGAAATTCTGAAAGACGCCAGCTATTTGCACTGGACGGGCATTACGCCCGCCATTTCAGCCACGGCTGCTCAGGCTACTGCCGAGGCCATTCAGGCCGCCCGCCGCCTGGGCATCACGGTTTCGGCCGATGTAAACTACCGCCGCAACTTGTGGCAGTACGGGCAGCGCGCCCAAGATGTAATGCCCCCGCTAGTAGCCGGCTGCGACATGGTAGTGTGCACCGAGGGCGACGCGGAAGACCTATTTGGCATTAAAGCTGAACCAGGAGCGGAGAACAGCTTCGTTGCCATGAGCGAGCAGCTGGTTCAGCGCTTCCCCCAGATCAAGCGCATCATTGCTACTCGCCGCAACACCCAGAGCGCTTCCCATGAACGCATCCGGGGCATTGCCTACATCGACGGCACCTTCCACGAAACCGAAGACTTCGATATAAACCCCGTGGTAGACCGCATCGGGGGCGGCGACTCCTTTATTTCCGGCTTCATCTACGGCAGCCAGAAGTATAGCACCGTTGCTGAGGCCCTCACGTTTGCCACGGCCGCATCGGCCCTCAAGCACACCATCCACGGCGACATCAATCTGGTGACAGCCGCTGAAGTGGAGCACATTATGGCCGGCAATACGTCGGGCCGCTTGTTGCGGTAA
- a CDS encoding bifunctional 4-hydroxy-2-oxoglutarate aldolase/2-dehydro-3-deoxy-phosphogluconate aldolase: protein MPRYSAAAIQQIVLDTPIVPVFFHADVAYTQRILQACYEGGLRVFEFTNRGANAFEVFSALMPFVQENCPGMLLGIGTIYTAEDAERFIQAGADFVVQPCLTTEVADVCRTHGTPWLPGTMTVGEVYQATKLGAAIVKIFPGNVVGPGFIKSLRGPMPTVPLMVTGGVEPTEDSLREWFAAGVNVVGMGSQLFKNVDDTQAFSQQIAHLLEFVGTLKK, encoded by the coding sequence ATGCCTCGTTACTCCGCCGCTGCTATTCAACAGATTGTACTGGATACGCCCATTGTACCGGTGTTTTTTCACGCCGATGTGGCCTACACTCAACGTATTTTGCAGGCGTGCTATGAGGGTGGTCTACGCGTTTTTGAATTCACAAACCGCGGTGCTAATGCTTTTGAGGTGTTCTCGGCCCTGATGCCCTTCGTGCAGGAAAACTGCCCCGGCATGCTGCTGGGCATCGGCACCATCTACACCGCCGAAGATGCGGAGCGTTTCATCCAGGCTGGCGCCGACTTTGTGGTGCAGCCCTGCCTGACCACGGAAGTGGCTGATGTGTGCCGGACCCACGGCACGCCCTGGCTGCCCGGCACCATGACGGTGGGGGAGGTGTACCAGGCTACCAAGCTGGGCGCCGCCATTGTCAAGATCTTCCCCGGTAACGTGGTAGGCCCCGGTTTCATCAAGAGCCTGCGCGGCCCCATGCCTACGGTACCATTGATGGTGACGGGCGGCGTGGAGCCCACCGAAGACAGCCTGCGCGAGTGGTTCGCGGCGGGCGTAAACGTGGTGGGCATGGGCTCTCAGCTCTTCAAAAACGTCGATGACACACAGGCCTTCAGCCAGCAGATTGCGCATCTGCTGGAGTTTGTTGGTACCTTAAAGAAATAG
- a CDS encoding MFS transporter — protein sequence MIQTPPAATATSTTIGKYRWTICSLVFFATTVNYLDRAVISLLKPYLETEFNWNAGDYANIEIAFKLAYSLGMLGVGRIIDKLGTKLGYALSTFLWSLAAIGHALVSSTLGFSIARGFLGVTEAGNFPAAIKTTAEWFPQKERALATGIFNSGSNVGAIIAPLTVPWIAETWGWKWAFVITGALGFVWLVLWFVLYEVPAKHAKLTKAEFEYIHSDVDDLAAASIETQPKVSWFKLLTFRQTWGFVLGKFLTDPVWWFYLFWLPDFLTKQYGLRGTDIAMPVAVVYMLSSIGSVGGGWIPLNFIKHGMPAFRARKTSMLLIALCVFPIVFAQQLGQINMWLAVLVIGIAAAAHQAWSANIFTTVSDMFPKRAVASVTGIGGMAGGMGGILLSALVQKRMFVYYESINQLDKAYYIMFWICGGAYLLAWVLMHFLAPTMKQIQLDDVPPAAAPTR from the coding sequence ATGATACAAACCCCACCCGCTGCGACGGCGACTTCCACCACCATCGGTAAATACCGCTGGACCATCTGCTCCCTGGTATTCTTTGCTACTACCGTTAACTACCTCGACCGGGCAGTTATCTCGTTGCTGAAGCCTTACCTGGAAACCGAGTTTAACTGGAACGCCGGCGACTACGCTAACATTGAAATTGCGTTTAAGCTGGCCTACTCGCTGGGTATGCTGGGGGTAGGACGCATCATTGACAAGCTGGGCACCAAGCTGGGCTACGCCCTTTCCACTTTTCTGTGGAGCCTGGCCGCCATTGGCCACGCCCTAGTAAGCAGCACCCTGGGCTTTAGCATTGCGCGGGGCTTTCTGGGCGTAACAGAGGCCGGCAACTTTCCGGCGGCTATTAAAACTACCGCCGAGTGGTTTCCGCAGAAGGAACGGGCCCTGGCCACGGGTATCTTCAACTCGGGCTCTAACGTGGGCGCTATCATTGCCCCGCTCACCGTGCCCTGGATTGCTGAAACCTGGGGCTGGAAGTGGGCTTTTGTGATTACGGGTGCGCTTGGGTTTGTGTGGCTGGTGCTGTGGTTTGTGCTGTATGAGGTGCCGGCCAAACACGCTAAGCTGACCAAAGCAGAGTTTGAGTACATCCATAGTGATGTGGATGATCTGGCGGCGGCTTCTATCGAGACCCAGCCTAAAGTATCGTGGTTTAAGCTCCTGACCTTCCGCCAGACCTGGGGCTTCGTGTTGGGCAAGTTCCTCACTGACCCTGTGTGGTGGTTTTACCTGTTCTGGCTGCCCGACTTCCTGACCAAGCAATATGGCTTACGGGGTACTGATATCGCCATGCCCGTAGCCGTGGTATATATGCTCTCGAGCATAGGCAGCGTAGGTGGGGGCTGGATTCCGTTGAACTTCATTAAGCACGGTATGCCGGCCTTCAGGGCCCGCAAAACCTCCATGCTGCTGATTGCGCTGTGTGTATTCCCGATTGTGTTTGCGCAGCAGCTAGGCCAGATCAATATGTGGCTGGCGGTACTGGTAATTGGTATTGCCGCCGCCGCTCACCAGGCCTGGAGCGCCAACATCTTCACTACAGTTTCCGACATGTTCCCGAAACGGGCCGTAGCTTCGGTAACCGGCATTGGCGGCATGGCAGGCGGTATGGGTGGCATTCTGCTATCGGCACTGGTGCAGAAGCGCATGTTTGTGTACTACGAGAGCATCAACCAACTCGACAAAGCCTACTACATCATGTTCTGGATTTGCGGCGGGGCCTACCTGCTGGCCTGGGTGCTTATGCACTTCCTGGCGCCCACCATGAAGCAGATTCAGCTCGATGATGTGCCACCGGCTGCGGCTCCTACCCGCTAA
- a CDS encoding nuclear transport factor 2 family protein, which produces MKKSALLLLLALLAMPACIFAQTKTKKDVVAVSEVEALERQRFEAQVKKDYAFLEKVFADDLVYTHSNGHQNNKQEYIQSIRDGKSQYEKIDVEALNVRAYNDGKAAVVNGTITITLPNKPDGSANLAHLKYVVVQVKDPKKGWQVVLWQSQKQPEAKS; this is translated from the coding sequence ATGAAAAAATCAGCTCTGCTGTTGCTGCTGGCTTTGCTAGCCATGCCCGCCTGTATTTTCGCCCAAACCAAAACGAAGAAAGATGTAGTTGCCGTTTCGGAAGTAGAAGCCCTGGAGCGCCAGCGCTTTGAGGCTCAGGTTAAGAAGGACTATGCTTTCCTGGAAAAGGTTTTTGCCGACGACCTCGTGTACACCCACTCTAACGGCCACCAAAACAACAAGCAGGAATACATCCAATCAATCCGCGACGGCAAAAGCCAGTACGAAAAGATTGACGTGGAAGCCCTGAATGTGCGTGCTTACAACGATGGCAAAGCGGCCGTAGTAAACGGCACCATCACCATCACGCTGCCTAACAAACCCGATGGTTCCGCTAATCTGGCCCACCTCAAGTACGTGGTGGTGCAGGTGAAAGACCCCAAGAAAGGCTGGCAAGTGGTGTTGTGGCAGTCGCAGAAGCAGCCCGAAGCCAAGAGTTAA
- the fbp gene encoding class 1 fructose-bisphosphatase, which yields MSINRENALAQPVGTTLERYIMRNQAEFAFATGELSQLLRDIALAGKIVNREVNRAGLTSIIGAMGQQNVQGETQQKLDVEANIRFIRALTNGGEACAVLSEEEDDMIHTGNCQGKYVVAIDPLDGSSNIDVNISIGTIFSIYRRVTPVGQEATREDFLQGGRQQVAAGYILYGSSTMLVYTTGHGVVGFTYENSLGEFFLSHPNITIPATGNVFSCNEGYWFDYPQYVRDFLMQCKEKTMSGRYVGSLVADYHRNLFTGGIYLYPPTRKTPQGKLRLLYEGYPLAFLIEQAGGEAMTGEEKVLDIVPTEYHQRAPLYIGSPELVNSLLACAGKAQAAPVLEAPGVRDGR from the coding sequence ATGAGTATCAACCGCGAGAATGCGTTGGCCCAACCCGTTGGCACTACGCTGGAGCGCTACATCATGCGCAATCAGGCCGAGTTTGCTTTTGCTACGGGAGAACTCTCGCAGCTACTCCGCGACATTGCGCTGGCCGGCAAAATTGTAAACCGGGAAGTAAACCGGGCGGGCCTGACCAGCATTATTGGGGCCATGGGCCAGCAAAATGTGCAGGGCGAAACCCAGCAAAAGCTAGATGTGGAGGCCAACATCCGCTTCATTCGGGCCCTAACCAACGGCGGTGAGGCCTGCGCGGTGCTCTCGGAGGAAGAAGACGACATGATTCACACCGGTAACTGCCAGGGCAAGTACGTGGTGGCTATTGACCCGCTGGATGGGTCTTCCAATATTGATGTGAACATCAGTATTGGCACCATCTTCAGCATTTACCGCCGCGTAACACCGGTAGGGCAGGAGGCCACCCGCGAAGACTTTCTGCAGGGTGGCCGCCAGCAAGTGGCGGCGGGCTACATTCTGTATGGTTCCAGCACTATGTTGGTGTACACCACCGGGCACGGCGTAGTGGGTTTCACCTATGAGAACTCCCTCGGCGAATTCTTTCTCTCGCACCCCAACATTACTATTCCGGCTACGGGCAACGTGTTTTCCTGCAACGAAGGCTACTGGTTCGACTACCCCCAATACGTGCGCGACTTCCTGATGCAGTGCAAGGAAAAAACCATGAGTGGGCGATACGTGGGCTCTTTGGTGGCCGATTATCACCGCAACTTATTTACGGGTGGTATTTATCTGTACCCGCCCACTCGCAAAACGCCTCAAGGCAAGCTCCGGCTGCTGTATGAGGGCTACCCGCTGGCTTTCTTGATTGAACAGGCCGGCGGCGAGGCCATGACCGGTGAGGAAAAGGTACTAGATATAGTGCCTACTGAATATCATCAACGCGCTCCTCTGTATATTGGCTCGCCGGAGCTGGTTAACAGTCTCTTAGCCTGTGCTGGTAAAGCGCAAGCAGCTCCGGTGCTTGAGGCCCCCGGCGTCAGGGACGGGCGCTAG
- a CDS encoding aldehyde dehydrogenase family protein, whose protein sequence is MPKIVSPQVEFGGLLNQMKSITPEVFTTDGQFLNLLEGRWQEPGKPRPFTSPVDGSELGSLPMLDHATALRAVLAAKQEAAAWAATDLDERKRRVQDCLNQLRNQVDLIGKLLIWEIGKTYKLGFTDIDRAIDGVQWYVDNIEGMLGSRKPLGLVSNIASWNYPMSVLLHAVLVQALAGNSVIAKTPTDGGFISLSLTFAIARRCGLPVTLVSGSGGELSDVLVKHEAVDCLSFVGGRYNGRNIADALGQNHKRYMLEMEGVNTYGIWNYSDWDGLADQLKKGYDYGKQRCTAYVRFVVERRLFPQFVETYWNTIKGLKVGNPTLVDSAEDKLPDLAFGPVINKNQAEDLDRLYENALKTGATPIFEGKLDESLFLPGQDMSAYRAPRALVNLPRQSELYFKEPFGPIDSIVLVDRVEELVGEMNISNGALVSAVASDDQKWAARTAKEVRAFKVGLNRLRSRGDREEVFGGLGESWKGAFVGGALLVEAVTEGSKPILGNFEDATLLPEKI, encoded by the coding sequence ATGCCAAAGATCGTTTCGCCCCAAGTAGAGTTCGGCGGGTTGCTGAACCAGATGAAGTCCATTACCCCGGAAGTGTTTACCACCGACGGGCAGTTTCTGAATCTGCTGGAAGGGCGCTGGCAAGAGCCTGGCAAACCCCGGCCGTTTACTTCTCCCGTCGATGGCTCGGAACTGGGCTCCTTGCCCATGCTGGACCATGCTACTGCTCTGCGCGCCGTGTTGGCCGCCAAGCAGGAAGCCGCCGCCTGGGCCGCTACTGATCTGGATGAGCGGAAGCGCCGCGTGCAGGATTGCCTCAACCAGCTCCGCAACCAGGTAGACCTGATTGGCAAACTGCTGATTTGGGAAATTGGCAAGACCTACAAGCTGGGCTTCACGGACATCGACCGCGCCATTGACGGCGTGCAGTGGTACGTAGACAACATTGAAGGCATGCTGGGCTCGCGCAAGCCTCTGGGCCTGGTGAGCAACATTGCCTCCTGGAACTACCCTATGTCGGTGCTGCTGCATGCGGTGCTGGTGCAGGCGCTGGCTGGTAACTCAGTTATTGCCAAAACGCCTACCGATGGAGGCTTTATTTCCCTGAGCCTGACCTTCGCCATTGCGCGCCGCTGCGGCCTGCCGGTTACGCTGGTGAGTGGCTCGGGTGGGGAACTGAGCGATGTGCTGGTGAAGCACGAAGCCGTAGACTGCCTCAGTTTTGTGGGTGGCCGCTACAATGGCCGCAACATCGCCGACGCCCTAGGTCAGAATCACAAGCGCTACATGCTGGAAATGGAGGGCGTGAATACCTATGGCATCTGGAACTACAGTGACTGGGATGGCCTCGCTGACCAGCTCAAGAAAGGCTATGACTATGGCAAGCAGCGTTGCACGGCCTACGTGCGGTTTGTGGTAGAGCGCCGCCTGTTCCCGCAGTTTGTTGAAACCTACTGGAACACTATCAAGGGCTTGAAAGTGGGCAACCCCACATTGGTGGATTCCGCCGAAGATAAGCTGCCCGACCTGGCTTTTGGCCCCGTTATCAATAAGAACCAGGCCGAAGACCTCGACCGCCTCTACGAAAACGCCCTTAAAACCGGCGCCACGCCAATTTTTGAAGGCAAGCTCGATGAAAGCCTCTTTCTACCTGGCCAGGATATGAGCGCCTACCGCGCCCCACGCGCGCTCGTAAATCTGCCCCGCCAGAGTGAGTTATACTTCAAGGAGCCCTTCGGCCCGATTGATTCCATCGTGCTCGTAGATCGTGTGGAAGAGCTGGTAGGCGAGATGAATATTAGCAATGGCGCCCTGGTATCTGCCGTGGCTTCCGACGACCAGAAGTGGGCCGCCCGCACCGCTAAGGAAGTACGTGCCTTCAAGGTAGGTCTCAACAGGCTCCGCTCGCGCGGCGACCGAGAAGAAGTGTTTGGTGGCCTGGGTGAATCCTGGAAAGGAGCTTTCGTGGGGGGCGCCCTGCTCGTGGAAGCCGTAACCGAAGGAAGCAAGCCTATATTAGGCAACTTCGAGGACGCTACGCTGCTGCCAGAAAAGATCTAG
- a CDS encoding SDR family oxidoreductase, producing MKILLTGANGYIGQRLLPLLVEAGHEVVCLVRDPRRFVLPESLRAQITVAQGDLLQPDSLQDLPLDVEVAYYLVHSMSGHDKNFFDSEQRSAQNFTEFINRTSARQIIYLSGIANDASLSTHLRSRRSVERVLDEAEHAALTVLRASIIIGSGSASFEIIRDLVEKLPVMVTPRWLNSRCQPIGIRDVMFYLTSVLDNPACLGRSFDIGGPDVLTYREMLLQLAKARGYRRYIVTVPVLTPRLSSWWLYLVTSTTFSLAQSLVESLRNDTVVDPKRSIAEVLPHECMGYQDAVQLAFQRIDQNEVVSSWSDALSSGVMPRNYMDHIQIPQHGLLQDRQTLRFTRDPKEVLQNVWSIGGDRGWYKVDWLWRVRGILDKLVGGVGLRRGRRSPTKLRAGDPLDFWRVLVADKAARRLLLYAEMKLPGEAWLQFRILDNEDGSHTLEQLAAFRPEGLAGRMYWYSLVPFHFVIFKGMIENIVHYEAPATQESSAPGGQPQPRAATS from the coding sequence ATGAAGATTCTGCTCACCGGGGCCAACGGCTATATTGGCCAGCGCCTATTGCCGTTACTGGTGGAAGCGGGCCACGAGGTGGTGTGCCTCGTCCGCGACCCGCGTCGCTTTGTGCTGCCGGAAAGCTTACGCGCCCAGATTACCGTTGCGCAGGGTGATTTACTACAACCCGACAGCCTGCAAGACTTGCCCCTGGATGTTGAAGTGGCCTATTACCTGGTGCACTCCATGAGTGGGCACGACAAAAACTTCTTTGACTCGGAGCAGCGCTCGGCTCAGAACTTCACCGAGTTCATTAACCGCACCTCAGCGCGTCAAATTATTTACCTCTCGGGCATTGCCAACGATGCTTCGCTGAGCACTCACCTCCGCTCTCGCCGCTCGGTAGAGCGCGTGCTGGATGAGGCTGAGCACGCGGCCCTCACCGTGCTCAGGGCCAGCATTATTATTGGGTCGGGCTCGGCATCGTTTGAGATTATCCGAGATTTAGTGGAAAAGCTGCCGGTAATGGTAACGCCCCGCTGGCTGAACTCCCGCTGCCAGCCCATTGGCATCCGCGACGTGATGTTCTACCTCACCAGTGTGCTGGATAACCCCGCTTGCCTGGGTCGCTCCTTCGACATTGGCGGCCCCGATGTGCTGACCTACCGCGAAATGCTCCTGCAGCTAGCCAAGGCCCGCGGCTACCGGCGCTACATTGTTACCGTACCCGTGCTCACCCCGCGGCTTTCCTCGTGGTGGCTGTACCTGGTTACCAGCACCACCTTTTCGCTGGCGCAGAGCCTGGTGGAAAGCCTGCGTAATGATACGGTAGTGGACCCCAAACGCAGCATTGCGGAGGTGCTGCCCCATGAGTGCATGGGCTACCAGGATGCCGTGCAACTGGCCTTCCAGCGCATCGACCAGAATGAAGTAGTGAGTAGCTGGAGCGACGCGCTGAGCAGCGGCGTGATGCCCCGCAACTACATGGACCACATCCAGATTCCGCAGCACGGCCTGCTCCAGGACCGCCAGACGTTGCGCTTCACCCGCGACCCGAAGGAAGTGCTCCAAAATGTCTGGAGCATCGGCGGCGACCGAGGCTGGTACAAGGTCGACTGGCTCTGGCGGGTGCGGGGAATCCTCGATAAGCTGGTGGGCGGCGTAGGCCTGCGCCGGGGGCGCCGCTCCCCCACCAAGCTCCGCGCCGGCGACCCGCTCGACTTCTGGCGCGTGCTGGTAGCCGATAAAGCTGCCCGCCGCCTGCTCCTCTACGCCGAGATGAAGCTCCCCGGTGAGGCCTGGCTCCAGTTCCGCATTCTGGATAACGAAGATGGCTCCCACACCCTAGAGCAGCTCGCCGCCTTCCGTCCCGAGGGCTTGGCAGGCCGCATGTACTGGTACTCGCTGGTGCCCTTCCACTTTGTCATCTTCAAGGGCATGATTGAAAATATTGTGCACTATGAGGCTCCAGCTACACAAGAGTCGTCTGCTCCGGGAGGCCAACCCCAGCCACGCGCAGCTACTTCCTAA